The Edaphobacter sp. 12200R-103 genome contains a region encoding:
- a CDS encoding putative colanic acid biosynthesis acetyltransferase — MPKPVHYNAAEHISSDTAADPYQRPAFPLRDRIRRQLWNICWTLLYRTSPRPLHGWRSLLLQLFGATMGPNCHFYPKSRVWAPWNLVCADQVTAADGAEIYNPAPVTFGSHAILSQDSYICGATHDYDDAAFPLLAYAMSFGAYSWICARASVAPGVKVGEGAVLGLGSVATRNLEPWTIYAGAPAVRLKERRRHEQSSSEPA, encoded by the coding sequence ATGCCTAAACCGGTCCATTACAACGCGGCGGAACATATCTCCTCCGATACTGCTGCAGACCCCTATCAGCGGCCGGCCTTTCCACTCCGCGATCGCATTCGCAGGCAGCTGTGGAATATTTGCTGGACGCTGCTCTATCGGACATCCCCTCGACCTCTGCATGGGTGGCGTTCACTGCTCCTACAGCTCTTCGGCGCAACCATGGGACCTAACTGCCATTTTTATCCCAAATCCAGGGTATGGGCGCCGTGGAACCTGGTCTGCGCCGACCAGGTCACGGCAGCCGATGGAGCCGAGATCTATAACCCGGCGCCCGTGACCTTCGGCTCACACGCCATCCTCTCTCAGGACTCATACATCTGCGGGGCGACTCACGACTATGACGATGCCGCGTTCCCTCTGCTGGCCTATGCCATGAGCTTCGGAGCCTATAGCTGGATCTGCGCCCGAGCCTCTGTCGCCCCCGGAGTCAAGGTGGGAGAAGGTGCCGTCCTCGGGCTTGGCTCCGTCGCAACTCGCAACCTGGAGCCATGGACGATCTACGCCGGCGCCCCTGCAGTCAGGCTGAAGGAACGCCGGCGTCATGAACAGTCAAGCTCGGAACCTGCCTGA
- a CDS encoding response regulator — MSTTPKPRVLVADDEQVIANTLAIILNQSGFEARAVFSGEKAVEMFDSFQPDMLISDVIMTGMTGIEAAIIARQRLPKCKILLFSGQAATADLLEKARAQGHEFEILAKPVHPTDLLAKLRS; from the coding sequence ATGTCCACGACACCGAAACCACGAGTCCTGGTCGCAGACGATGAGCAGGTGATTGCCAACACGCTGGCGATCATTCTGAACCAGTCCGGCTTTGAGGCGCGTGCCGTGTTCAGCGGCGAAAAAGCAGTTGAGATGTTCGACAGCTTTCAGCCAGATATGCTGATCAGTGACGTCATCATGACGGGAATGACCGGCATCGAAGCCGCGATTATTGCGCGGCAACGTCTTCCGAAATGCAAGATTCTCCTCTTCTCAGGGCAGGCGGCGACGGCCGATCTGCTGGAAAAGGCGCGGGCTCAGGGTCATGAGTTCGAGATCCTGGCGAAGCCGGTTCACCCTACGGATCTGCTTGCCAAGCTTCGCAGCTAA
- a CDS encoding nitrate/sulfonate/bicarbonate ABC transporter ATP-binding protein, translated as MQQVIIRAEQVEKYYAQPSENRIQVISPTDLSISEGEIVALLGPSGSGKSTLLRMLTGLSTPSAGQVYWHEKPVAEADVNVAIVFQSFALFPWLTVVENVEAPLKARGMEPAERRKRALKMLDTVGLDGFQTAYPKELSGGMRQRVGFARALVVEPEVLFMDEPFSALDVLTAENLRSELLELWQNKTIPTRAIFIVTHNIEEAVLLADRIIVLGRNPGHVRTDFKVALAHPRERKTAAFTQLVDYIYKVLTQPEAKPPALPLTPEGRPVRDQRQMHYQMLPHARPGGIAGLLEILLDHNGKDDIYKLADDLAFEIDDLLPIVDAAQLLGFLKVTEGDAVITPTGAEFANSEILRQKELFRIAAVENVLLLRQIVRAIEAKSDKTVPEDFFHDMLDEQFSEDETIRQLETAINWGRYAELFDFDASRRRFIQPEHEGESITATEIKA; from the coding sequence ATGCAGCAAGTCATTATTCGCGCCGAACAGGTCGAAAAATATTATGCACAGCCGAGCGAGAACCGGATCCAGGTCATCTCGCCCACCGACCTGTCCATCAGTGAGGGTGAGATCGTCGCGTTGCTTGGCCCCTCAGGCTCGGGAAAATCGACCCTGCTGCGCATGCTGACCGGCCTGTCCACTCCGTCGGCGGGGCAGGTGTACTGGCACGAAAAGCCGGTTGCCGAGGCGGACGTGAATGTTGCAATCGTCTTCCAGAGCTTCGCGCTCTTTCCCTGGCTCACGGTCGTAGAAAATGTCGAAGCTCCTCTCAAGGCACGAGGCATGGAGCCCGCCGAACGCCGTAAACGAGCCCTGAAGATGCTGGACACCGTCGGTCTCGACGGCTTCCAGACGGCGTACCCCAAGGAACTCTCCGGAGGCATGCGCCAGCGCGTAGGATTTGCTCGCGCACTGGTAGTCGAGCCGGAAGTGCTCTTCATGGACGAGCCATTCTCTGCCCTCGACGTTCTTACCGCAGAAAACCTCCGCAGTGAACTGCTGGAGTTGTGGCAGAACAAGACCATTCCCACGCGCGCCATATTCATTGTGACGCACAATATCGAAGAAGCGGTGCTTCTGGCTGACCGGATTATTGTCCTGGGCCGGAATCCGGGACACGTTCGTACTGACTTCAAGGTGGCGCTTGCCCATCCGCGCGAGCGCAAGACCGCGGCATTCACGCAGCTCGTGGACTACATCTACAAGGTACTCACCCAGCCCGAGGCAAAGCCTCCGGCCCTTCCGCTGACCCCGGAGGGTCGTCCTGTCCGCGACCAGCGGCAGATGCATTACCAGATGCTGCCGCATGCGCGTCCGGGCGGTATCGCCGGTCTGCTTGAAATCCTGCTCGACCACAACGGCAAAGACGACATTTACAAACTCGCTGACGATCTGGCCTTCGAGATCGATGATCTGTTGCCCATCGTCGACGCTGCGCAGCTTCTCGGCTTCCTGAAGGTCACCGAGGGCGATGCCGTCATCACTCCTACAGGAGCGGAGTTTGCCAACTCCGAGATCCTCCGTCAGAAGGAGCTCTTCCGCATTGCGGCCGTGGAAAATGTGCTTTTGCTGCGGCAGATCGTTCGCGCTATCGAAGCCAAGAGCGACAAGACCGTCCCCGAAGACTTCTTTCACGACATGCTGGATGAGCAGTTCAGCGAAGATGAAACCATTCGACAGCTCGAGACTGCCATCAACTGGGGTCGTTACGCCGAGCTGTTCGACTTTGACGCCTCGCGCCGCCGCTTTATCCAGCCTGAACACGAGGGCGAATCAATCACCGCTACGGAGATCAAAGCGTGA
- a CDS encoding ABC transporter permease subunit, with amino-acid sequence MIQLPDSFSYVRGRETLARSQALRRSWPFVLDLCVAGIALACFYAVVQLARYWFGHPMPQIAISLSPRALPRYAFYSVVRIWLAYALSLFFAIGYGYTAAYNRRVEALMIAGLDILQSIPVLSFLPGVMLAMVALFPSRQLGVEMGAILLIFTGQVWNMAFSFYSSLKSIPRELREAATIYRFSPWQRLVELELPYSAIGLVWNSMVSVAGGWFFLMACEMFVLGSRDFRLPGLGSYLQTAASTGNARGIIWGLFTMIAIIVATDQLLWRPVIAWSDKFKFEQVETTSRVRSPLLHLLQHSRGLRTLRQHTIEPFAESIYQKLAENRQRDTEVSRRLTASDRRRRERWNATLRALALAVVVGGVLYAALHALSLLHQVTRSEFFEILLGAFATFLRVNTALLLASAWTIPAGVAIGFHPRLARIAQPLAQIAASVPATALFPVVLMALIRIGGGLGIGSILLMMLGTQWYILFNVIAGAMAIPTDLREVATLFHFTTAQRWKTLILPGIFPYLITGLVTASGGAWNASIIAEYFRLENHTMQTLGLGAVISAATDSGKFQILLLATIVMAMMVVTINRLAWRPLYRLAETRYKMSS; translated from the coding sequence GTGATTCAGCTTCCGGACAGCTTCAGCTATGTCCGTGGACGGGAGACTCTGGCCCGGTCGCAGGCGCTGCGCCGAAGCTGGCCATTCGTGCTCGACCTCTGCGTGGCGGGAATCGCCCTGGCCTGCTTCTACGCCGTCGTCCAGCTGGCGCGCTACTGGTTCGGGCACCCGATGCCCCAGATCGCCATCTCGCTCAGCCCTCGCGCCCTTCCGCGGTATGCGTTTTACTCCGTTGTACGCATCTGGCTGGCCTATGCGCTCAGCCTGTTCTTCGCCATCGGCTACGGCTATACGGCCGCCTATAACCGCCGCGTTGAGGCCCTGATGATCGCCGGCCTCGACATCCTGCAATCCATCCCTGTCCTCAGTTTCCTTCCCGGAGTGATGCTGGCGATGGTCGCTCTCTTCCCCTCGCGCCAGCTTGGCGTTGAGATGGGAGCCATTCTCCTGATCTTTACCGGCCAGGTCTGGAATATGGCTTTCAGCTTCTACTCCTCTCTGAAAAGCATCCCGCGGGAGCTTCGCGAGGCTGCAACGATCTATCGCTTCTCACCGTGGCAGCGACTGGTCGAGCTTGAGCTTCCCTACTCCGCCATTGGTCTGGTATGGAACTCCATGGTGTCCGTCGCTGGCGGATGGTTCTTCCTTATGGCCTGCGAGATGTTCGTGCTCGGATCGCGCGACTTCCGGCTTCCGGGACTGGGATCATACCTGCAGACCGCCGCAAGCACCGGCAACGCTCGTGGCATCATCTGGGGGCTGTTCACGATGATTGCAATCATCGTGGCGACCGATCAACTGCTCTGGAGGCCGGTCATCGCCTGGAGCGACAAATTCAAGTTTGAGCAGGTCGAAACGACCTCCCGGGTTCGTTCTCCCCTGCTTCACCTTCTGCAGCACTCTCGCGGTCTTCGCACCCTGCGGCAACACACCATCGAGCCCTTTGCCGAGTCGATCTATCAAAAGCTCGCGGAGAATCGTCAACGGGATACGGAAGTCTCGCGTCGTCTGACCGCATCGGACCGCCGGCGCCGCGAGCGCTGGAATGCCACTCTCCGCGCCTTGGCTCTTGCCGTTGTCGTCGGTGGCGTCCTTTATGCTGCGCTGCACGCCCTGTCCCTGCTCCACCAGGTCACGCGCTCCGAGTTTTTCGAGATTCTGCTTGGGGCCTTTGCTACCTTTCTGCGTGTCAACACGGCGTTGCTGCTCGCCTCCGCCTGGACCATCCCCGCAGGCGTGGCGATCGGCTTCCATCCGCGTCTCGCACGCATCGCACAGCCTCTCGCTCAGATCGCGGCCTCTGTTCCCGCAACCGCACTCTTCCCTGTGGTCCTGATGGCCCTGATTCGTATCGGAGGCGGCCTTGGAATCGGCTCCATCCTGTTGATGATGCTTGGAACACAGTGGTACATCCTGTTCAATGTCATCGCGGGCGCAATGGCCATCCCTACGGATCTGCGCGAAGTGGCCACCTTATTCCACTTCACGACCGCGCAACGATGGAAGACACTCATCCTGCCCGGAATCTTTCCGTACCTGATCACCGGACTGGTAACCGCCTCCGGAGGAGCCTGGAACGCCAGCATTATTGCCGAATACTTCCGGCTGGAAAATCACACGATGCAGACCCTCGGACTGGGAGCAGTCATCAGCGCCGCCACCGATTCGGGAAAGTTCCAGATCCTGCTGCTTGCAACGATTGTGATGGCCATGATGGTGGTTACGATCAATCGCCTCGCATGGCGTCCTCTCTATCGTCTGGCGGAGACTCGCTACAAGATGAGCAGCTAG
- a CDS encoding AI-2E family transporter: MSTPASPPSTIRTAGTALVNWWRAATLDCLIVGVLWLIGLELIRVPLAPFWALLGAILQIIPTFGGMIALIGPVLSVAFQGSEDWWRLGLVLGLYGLIAILEGLVIGPYVLHRTTRVPWWAAFLGPIVLGIVIPFWGVLLAPPVLAVVFALRDRHRRSQ, translated from the coding sequence ATGAGTACGCCAGCGAGCCCTCCGTCGACAATTCGTACCGCGGGCACGGCGCTGGTCAACTGGTGGCGCGCCGCTACGCTCGATTGCCTGATTGTCGGAGTGCTGTGGCTGATCGGGCTTGAGCTGATTCGCGTTCCGCTGGCGCCGTTCTGGGCTCTGCTGGGGGCGATCCTGCAGATCATTCCAACCTTCGGCGGGATGATCGCTTTGATCGGGCCTGTGCTTTCGGTGGCCTTTCAGGGATCGGAAGACTGGTGGCGGCTCGGGCTGGTGTTGGGGCTGTATGGCCTTATCGCGATTCTAGAGGGCCTGGTAATCGGGCCTTATGTACTGCACCGCACCACTCGCGTCCCCTGGTGGGCGGCGTTTCTGGGGCCGATTGTGCTGGGCATTGTGATCCCATTCTGGGGAGTGCTGCTGGCGCCTCCGGTTCTGGCTGTCGTCTTTGCGCTGCGAGATCGTCACCGGCGAAGCCAGTAA